One window of the Shewanella khirikhana genome contains the following:
- a CDS encoding NfeD family protein: MEFSNPVIIWACVGVVLMLAEVIVPGGIVILLGASCLIVAASLGIGLIEGVAQAFTLWFISSMVLLLGFRHVTQRLVGGDSHVDNTDEELDLYNQQALVKADIGPGEKPGRVEFQGADWPALGDGSLIPSGSRVRVICRDNISLVVEAVPADQHA; the protein is encoded by the coding sequence ATGGAGTTTTCAAATCCGGTAATCATTTGGGCCTGTGTCGGCGTGGTGTTGATGTTGGCCGAGGTTATAGTACCCGGTGGCATCGTCATCCTGCTGGGCGCAAGCTGCCTTATTGTGGCGGCCTCGCTGGGCATAGGTTTGATTGAGGGCGTGGCTCAGGCTTTCACCCTCTGGTTCATCAGTTCTATGGTGTTGTTGCTGGGATTTCGTCATGTGACTCAGCGATTGGTGGGGGGCGACTCTCACGTCGACAACACCGATGAAGAGCTGGATCTGTACAATCAGCAGGCGCTGGTTAAAGCCGATATCGGGCCGGGGGAAAAACCGGGCCGGGTCGAGTTTCAGGGGGCCGACTGGCCCGCATTGGGGGATGGCAGCCTGATCCCATCAGGAAGCCGTGTCAGGGTAATTTGCCGTGACAACATTTCATTAGTGGTCGAGGCTGTGCCTGCGGACCAACACGCCTGA
- a CDS encoding YdcH family protein, whose protein sequence is MFPEYRELITKLKTEDAHFIKKFNEHNELDKEITELERHPASDSTPELKVLKQKKLHLKEEIHQILKSYDN, encoded by the coding sequence ATGTTTCCAGAGTACCGAGAGCTGATCACCAAATTAAAAACCGAAGATGCGCACTTTATTAAAAAGTTTAATGAACACAATGAGCTAGACAAAGAAATCACAGAATTGGAGAGACATCCAGCCAGCGACAGCACCCCGGAATTGAAAGTTTTGAAGCAGAAGAAGCTGCACTTGAAAGAGGAAATACACCAAATCCTCAAGTCATACGACAACTGA
- a CDS encoding type III PLP-dependent enzyme, with the protein MSQFQSIDVADFYDSETFARIQEFAKDKATPFVVIDTNIIAKQYDDMVTNFPFANVYYAVKANPAKEILTLLKDKGSNFDIASIYELDMVMAVGVSADRVSFGNTIKKRKDVRAFFERGVRLFASDSEADLRMIAEEAPGSKVYVRILTEGSQTADWPLSRKFGCQNEMAYELLALAKELGLDPYGISFHVGSQQRDIGAWDAAIGKVKVLFDRLRDDHGITLKMINMGGGFPANYIDKTNQLGVYAQQIKHFLKEDFGDELPEIILEPGRSLISNAGVLVSEVVLISRKSHTALERWVYTDVGKFSGLIETMDEAIKYPIYTEAKGELEKCVIAGPTCDSADIMYEHYAYGLPADLAIGDRLYWLTAGAYTTTYSAVCFNGFPPLKDYYL; encoded by the coding sequence ATGAGCCAATTTCAATCTATTGACGTTGCTGATTTTTATGACAGTGAAACCTTTGCGCGAATTCAGGAATTCGCCAAGGACAAGGCAACCCCTTTCGTGGTGATTGATACCAATATCATCGCGAAGCAATACGATGACATGGTGACTAACTTTCCCTTTGCCAACGTTTATTATGCAGTTAAGGCCAATCCGGCGAAGGAAATCCTGACGCTGCTGAAAGACAAGGGCTCCAATTTCGATATCGCCTCCATCTATGAGCTGGATATGGTGATGGCCGTGGGCGTAAGCGCCGATCGGGTCAGCTTTGGCAATACCATCAAGAAGCGCAAAGACGTGCGTGCCTTCTTTGAGCGCGGTGTTCGCCTTTTTGCATCCGACTCTGAAGCGGATCTGCGCATGATTGCCGAAGAAGCTCCCGGCTCAAAAGTGTATGTGCGCATTCTGACCGAAGGCTCACAAACCGCTGACTGGCCGCTGTCGCGTAAGTTCGGCTGCCAGAATGAAATGGCCTACGAGCTACTTGCCCTGGCCAAAGAGCTGGGCCTTGACCCCTATGGCATTTCCTTCCACGTGGGCTCACAGCAGCGCGATATCGGCGCCTGGGATGCGGCGATTGGCAAGGTGAAGGTGTTGTTCGACCGTCTGCGCGACGATCACGGCATTACCCTCAAGATGATCAACATGGGTGGTGGTTTCCCGGCCAACTATATCGACAAGACCAATCAGCTTGGTGTTTATGCCCAGCAGATCAAACACTTCCTCAAAGAAGACTTTGGTGACGAACTGCCGGAGATCATTCTGGAGCCGGGCCGTTCGCTGATTTCCAACGCCGGTGTGCTGGTATCGGAAGTGGTGCTGATCAGCCGTAAATCTCACACGGCGCTGGAGCGTTGGGTGTATACCGACGTGGGTAAGTTCTCCGGTCTGATTGAGACCATGGATGAAGCCATCAAGTACCCAATTTACACCGAGGCCAAGGGTGAGCTGGAGAAATGTGTGATTGCCGGTCCTACCTGCGACAGCGCCGACATTATGTATGAGCACTACGCATACGGCCTGCCCGCTGATCTGGCCATTGGCGATCGCCTCTACTGGCTGACTGCGGGCGCGTACACCACGACCTATTCAGCTGTGTGCTTCAATGGTTTCCCACCGCTGAAAGACTACTACCTGTAA
- a CDS encoding outer membrane beta-barrel protein, protein MKKSMIALALIAATSYANAAAPESGFYFGAGAGQTDFNNVSTDSHLKDGDDTAWNAVAGYQLNKYFAVEAGWQDLGTLDATDMRGAAAQGQNIDVSGATLGIVGTLPLSEKWFLTGEAGAYQYHLEHQMGVGKYVSATDTSPYVGAGIGYRITDNMDVTAKYRRFTDIDETAWETAHMDAETVGVQLTYRFGAKPAPVTAVTLPAVIDKQTKPMPRPVVETRTESTSVAVLFGFDSAALTDEGQAKLDQIVDLSKQNDKDAIVLIGQADNQGDASYNQMLSEKRVATVTDYLASHGVDVQSMDQRAEGETQAHGDSINERQLERRVIVTLTAEKQIQVAP, encoded by the coding sequence ATGAAAAAGTCAATGATTGCACTGGCCCTGATTGCTGCTACCTCTTATGCCAACGCCGCAGCACCTGAGAGCGGTTTCTACTTCGGCGCCGGCGCCGGCCAGACTGACTTCAACAATGTCAGCACCGACAGCCACCTGAAAGACGGTGACGACACCGCCTGGAATGCTGTTGCAGGTTATCAACTGAACAAATATTTTGCCGTCGAAGCTGGCTGGCAAGACCTGGGCACCCTGGATGCCACCGATATGCGCGGTGCAGCAGCTCAGGGGCAGAACATCGACGTGAGCGGTGCCACCCTCGGCATTGTGGGTACCCTGCCACTGTCTGAAAAATGGTTTTTGACCGGTGAGGCGGGTGCCTATCAGTACCACCTCGAGCACCAGATGGGCGTGGGCAAGTACGTGAGTGCCACTGACACCTCTCCCTATGTGGGCGCCGGTATCGGCTATCGCATCACCGACAATATGGACGTGACCGCCAAGTACCGCCGTTTCACCGATATCGATGAAACCGCATGGGAAACCGCCCATATGGACGCCGAAACCGTTGGCGTGCAGTTGACCTACCGCTTTGGCGCCAAGCCAGCTCCGGTAACAGCCGTGACACTGCCTGCGGTCATCGACAAGCAAACCAAGCCGATGCCTCGCCCTGTGGTGGAAACCCGCACCGAGAGCACCAGCGTTGCAGTACTGTTCGGCTTTGATTCAGCCGCTCTGACCGACGAAGGCCAGGCCAAGCTGGACCAAATCGTGGACCTGTCAAAGCAAAACGACAAAGACGCCATTGTGCTTATCGGTCAGGCCGACAACCAGGGCGACGCCAGCTACAACCAGATGCTGTCTGAGAAGCGTGTTGCCACAGTGACCGATTATCTGGCCAGCCACGGTGTTGACGTGCAGTCCATGGACCAGCGCGCCGAGGGTGAAACTCAGGCCCATGGCGACAGCATCAACGAACGTCAGCTGGAGCGTCGGGTGATTGTGACCCTGACCGCCGAGAAGCAAATTCAGGTAGCCCCGTAA
- the udp gene encoding uridine phosphorylase, with translation MADVFHLGLTKDMLDGATLAIVPGDPERVKRIAELMDKPTFLASHREFTTYLAYLDGKPVVVCSTGIGGPSTSIAVEELAQLGINTFLRVGTTGAIQPHVNVGDLIVTQASVRLDGASLHFAPMEFPAVANFECTSAMVAACRDAGVEPHVGVTASSDTFYPGQERYDTVSGRVTRRFEGSMKEWQDMGVLNYEMESATLFTMCASQGWRAACVAGVIVNRTQQEIPDESTMKNTEVSAVSVVVAAARKLLA, from the coding sequence ATGGCTGATGTATTTCACCTGGGTTTGACAAAAGACATGCTCGACGGCGCCACCCTGGCGATTGTGCCGGGCGACCCGGAGCGCGTGAAGCGAATCGCCGAACTGATGGATAAGCCAACCTTCCTGGCAAGCCACCGCGAATTCACCACTTACCTGGCCTATCTGGACGGCAAGCCTGTGGTGGTTTGCTCTACTGGTATTGGTGGTCCATCTACCTCTATCGCCGTGGAAGAGCTGGCTCAGCTGGGCATCAACACCTTCCTGCGCGTGGGCACCACGGGTGCCATTCAGCCCCATGTGAACGTGGGCGACCTGATTGTGACCCAGGCATCTGTGCGTCTCGATGGCGCCAGCCTGCACTTTGCTCCTATGGAGTTCCCTGCGGTGGCCAACTTTGAATGTACCAGCGCCATGGTAGCGGCCTGCCGCGATGCCGGTGTTGAGCCACACGTTGGTGTAACAGCCTCCAGCGACACCTTCTACCCAGGTCAGGAGCGCTACGATACTGTATCTGGCCGCGTGACCCGTCGTTTTGAAGGTTCCATGAAAGAGTGGCAGGACATGGGCGTGCTGAACTACGAGATGGAGTCCGCCACCCTGTTCACCATGTGTGCCTCTCAAGGCTGGCGTGCTGCCTGTGTGGCCGGTGTGATTGTAAACCGCACCCAGCAGGAGATCCCGGACGAGTCCACCATGAAGAACACTGAAGTCAGTGCTGTGTCTGTGGTTGTGGCTGCGGCCCGCAAGCTGCTGGCCTGA
- a CDS encoding mechanosensitive ion channel family protein, whose product MNSSLEQELAQLQGAYDIIYQYLVNYSFQLMGAILIFLAGLWLAKKVASMVAKQLEKHEIDITLSNFATNLIRILIVIMVAIVALSKLGISVTPMVAAIGAASLGAGLAIQGMLSNYAAGITIIVTRPFVVGNTISVRGVTGVVKDILLGMTILTNEEGEQISIPNKHIVGEILHNSFEFKLVESHFNIAYQEDAEAVVALINDALCQSGRLSAEHPPQVGINGFNAIGIEIGIRYWLPTQSYFQDKYITHQAIHKALKAAAIKIPCPSREVHLISE is encoded by the coding sequence ATGAATTCGAGTCTGGAACAGGAACTGGCGCAGCTTCAGGGCGCCTACGACATCATTTACCAATATCTGGTGAATTACAGCTTTCAATTGATGGGCGCCATCCTCATCTTTCTCGCGGGCCTGTGGCTGGCGAAAAAGGTGGCTTCTATGGTGGCCAAGCAGCTCGAAAAGCATGAAATCGATATCACCCTGAGCAACTTTGCCACCAACCTTATCCGTATTTTGATTGTGATTATGGTGGCCATTGTCGCCCTGAGTAAGCTTGGGATCAGTGTCACCCCTATGGTCGCCGCCATAGGTGCTGCCTCCCTTGGTGCGGGTCTTGCCATTCAGGGAATGCTGTCCAACTACGCCGCCGGGATCACCATCATAGTCACCCGCCCCTTCGTGGTGGGTAACACCATCAGCGTGCGCGGCGTCACCGGCGTAGTAAAAGACATACTGCTGGGCATGACCATTCTGACCAATGAAGAAGGCGAGCAAATCAGCATCCCCAACAAGCATATTGTCGGCGAAATCCTGCATAACTCCTTCGAGTTCAAATTGGTGGAAAGCCATTTCAATATTGCTTATCAGGAAGATGCCGAGGCAGTGGTGGCCCTTATCAACGACGCCCTGTGCCAAAGCGGCCGCCTCAGCGCCGAACATCCACCTCAGGTGGGTATTAACGGCTTTAATGCCATAGGCATCGAGATAGGTATCCGCTATTGGCTGCCAACCCAAAGCTACTTCCAGGACAAATACATCACTCATCAGGCAATCCACAAAGCGCTGAAGGCAGCCGCCATCAAGATCCCCTGCCCCAGCCGTGAAGTGCATCTTATTTCGGAATGA